From Candidatus Rubrimentiphilum sp., one genomic window encodes:
- a CDS encoding sugar transferase, with translation MQVTTPHLADRGSIATRDEAEKPGRIVPGWWFAAKRATDIVVGSCFLLLALPVIAVAAVAVMLADRGSPFYAQDRVGQNGKRFRMYKLRTMVHGAHAMRDDILHLNEVEGPVFKIRNDPRLHPMGAFLRRSSIDELPNLWNVVLGNISLVGPRPPLPSEVEHYSASARRRLSVPQGITCLWQINGRSDVSFEEWMRLDNRYIDTWSPWADLVILAKTIPAVIRKEGAH, from the coding sequence ATGCAAGTAACGACACCTCATCTCGCCGATCGCGGCTCGATTGCAACGCGCGACGAGGCGGAAAAACCAGGGCGTATCGTGCCGGGCTGGTGGTTTGCAGCCAAGCGCGCCACGGACATTGTGGTCGGCTCGTGCTTTCTTTTGCTCGCACTGCCGGTGATCGCCGTGGCAGCGGTGGCCGTCATGCTCGCCGATCGCGGCTCGCCGTTTTACGCGCAAGACCGCGTGGGACAAAACGGCAAGCGTTTCCGGATGTACAAACTGCGGACGATGGTCCACGGCGCGCACGCTATGCGCGACGACATCTTGCACCTCAACGAGGTCGAAGGCCCGGTTTTTAAGATACGGAACGATCCGCGGCTTCATCCAATGGGAGCGTTCTTGCGGCGCAGCAGCATCGACGAACTTCCCAATCTGTGGAACGTGGTTCTCGGAAACATCTCGCTCGTCGGTCCGCGTCCGCCGCTCCCTTCCGAGGTGGAGCATTACTCGGCGTCCGCGCGGCGCCGCCTGAGCGTTCCGCAAGGGATCACATGTTTGTGGCAGATCAACGGACGCTCGGACGTTTCGTTTGAGGAGTGGATGCGGTTGGACAACCGCTACATCGACACGTGGTCGCCGTGGGCCGACCTCGTGATCTTGGCCAAAACAATTCCCGCCGTCATACGTAAGGAAGGCGCGCATTAA